The proteins below come from a single Ictalurus punctatus breed USDA103 chromosome 29, Coco_2.0, whole genome shotgun sequence genomic window:
- the dctn6 gene encoding dynactin subunit 6 — protein MADPKQPNQKSVKIAAGAVVCVESEIKGDVTIGPRTVIHPKARIIADAGPIIIGEGNLIEEQALIINSYPENIMPDTEGYEPKTMTIGTNNVFEVGCVSQAMKIGDNNVIESKADVGRNVILTSGCIVGACCRLNTCEEIPENTVIYGSNCMRRVQTERPQPQTLQLDFLMKILPNYHHLKKTQKVNPTPAQT, from the exons ATGGCGGACCCCAAACAACCAAACCAGAAAAG TGTTAAAATAGCTGCTggtgcagtggtgtgtgtggagagtgaaATAAAAGGCGACGTCACCATCG GGCCGAGGACGGTGATCCACCCGAAAGCCCGGATTATCGCAGACGCCGGTCCCATCATCATAGGAGAAGGCAACCTGATAGAAGAGCAAGCTCTCATCATTAACAG TTATCCTGAAAACATCATGCCTGACACAGAGGGATATGAACCCAAGACCATGACGATAGGGACCAACAATGTTTTCGAAGTCGGCTGTG TCTCCCAGGCGATGAAAATCGGGGACAACAATGTCATCGAGTCTAAAG CTGACGTGGGCCGGAACGTGATCCTGACGAGCGGCTGCATTGTCGGCGCGTGCTGTCGGCTCAACACCTGCGAGGAGATTCCAGAGAACACGGTCATCTACGGCTCTAACTGCATGAGGAGAGTACAGACCGAGAGaccacag CCCCAGACTCTGCAGCTGGACTTCCTGATGAAGATTTTACCCAACTACCACCACCTGAAGAAGACGCAGAAGGTTAACCCGACTCCAGCACAAACCTGA
- the dctn6 gene encoding dynactin subunit 6 isoform X1 — MSRKPSCWVFIDCRLESCIQICRCVAGPRTVIHPKARIIADAGPIIIGEGNLIEEQALIINSYPENIMPDTEGYEPKTMTIGTNNVFEVGCVSQAMKIGDNNVIESKADVGRNVILTSGCIVGACCRLNTCEEIPENTVIYGSNCMRRVQTERPQPQTLQLDFLMKILPNYHHLKKTQKVNPTPAQT; from the exons ATGAGCCGAAAACCCTCGTGCTGGGTTTTTATCGATTGTCGTTTGGAGAGTTGCATTCAGATCTGTCGGTGTGTTGCAGGGCCGAGGACGGTGATCCACCCGAAAGCCCGGATTATCGCAGACGCCGGTCCCATCATCATAGGAGAAGGCAACCTGATAGAAGAGCAAGCTCTCATCATTAACAG TTATCCTGAAAACATCATGCCTGACACAGAGGGATATGAACCCAAGACCATGACGATAGGGACCAACAATGTTTTCGAAGTCGGCTGTG TCTCCCAGGCGATGAAAATCGGGGACAACAATGTCATCGAGTCTAAAG CTGACGTGGGCCGGAACGTGATCCTGACGAGCGGCTGCATTGTCGGCGCGTGCTGTCGGCTCAACACCTGCGAGGAGATTCCAGAGAACACGGTCATCTACGGCTCTAACTGCATGAGGAGAGTACAGACCGAGAGaccacag CCCCAGACTCTGCAGCTGGACTTCCTGATGAAGATTTTACCCAACTACCACCACCTGAAGAAGACGCAGAAGGTTAACCCGACTCCAGCACAAACCTGA